The Acidobacteriota bacterium genome includes the window ATGCTCATCGGAGCAGGCTCCAGTGAAGCGCAGATCTTTCCCAAGCAGATGACCTTCAGGGTAAAGGGTGGCTTTGCGCAAGGCTCCTTCGATCTCAGCTTCAGCGAGAGCCTGTCAAAAGGGCCGCCCAAATATTCAATCCTGCTCCGCAATTTTGGCGGCCTCGGCATGACTTCGAGCCAGGAGCTCTGGAGCTACGTCTTCCAAGAGGACCTTTCCCTCTATGGTCACTTGGTCCAAGAGAGAGGCGGCCCGAAGATCCGAGAAGTCTTTCTCAACGATAACTGCAAGAGCGCCATGGGGCAGGTGAGGACCACCTGTTTTCTTTATAAAGAATACACAAGTGGTGATAGCACCCAGGCCGAGCTCTTTGCCAAGGAGCCGGCCATCGACTTGATTTCGTCTCTCCTGGTGGCGACTCGTGAGGCATCCAAAGGCTCGAACGAGACGAAAGATTACGTCTTTGTTTTTGAGGACAGCGCCAAGAAGGTAAGCCTGGTTCCTGTGGGGGAGAAGTCTTTGAGCTTGCCGCAAGCCGGAGAAGTCAGCGCCGCGATCTGGTCCTTGAGACCCCGTGGCGAAACCTTCGAACTCTACCGGTTCTATATCGCACGGGATCGCCAGGGACGCTTCTTCCCCGCCAAGGTGGAGTTCGAAGAACCGAGTCGCGGCCTGATCGAATTAACGGCCGAGAGCTGGACTTGGTGATGTTGTTGGTTGGTGGCAGAAGTCCAGCTGCGCGACGTGTCCTTCGTTCTCGCCGGTCCCTAGAACCGCGCACTTATCGAATCTTCAGGATGGGAAGACCATGAGAAAAATCACCCCGATCATTTTGGCGCAACTCCTTCTGCTGACTCTTCTTATTGCGCCCCAGGCCTCTACCCAGGGGAGCTGCGAGCTGGATCAAGGTCTGCGGGACTTGGTTGGTGACACGTTCAAGGGCTGGGAGGACGGGAGGCCTGCAGGCCAAAGCAAGGTTTATGTAAGTCACCTTTCTTTCATGGACGGCGTGACCAAGACACTGCTGCTTTCCGAGGAAGCGGCCTTGATCGACGAAGCGGTCAAGGACGGGATGCGGCAGGCCGCCAGCACCAATCCGAATATCGTTGTCAATGAGCCCGGCCATACGGTCCCGAATACGGACGCAAGCGTCGGCAAACTCGCGGAGATCTCCTTCAACGCCGACTTCACCCCAGAGCAGAAGTATCGCGAGGCTGTGAGCACCTTGCTCGAGCCCAACGGGGTCGACGTGTTGATCTCGGGAATGATCGTTGACACGGGGACAGTGATCCAGGTCAAGCCCATGGGAGTTTCCAAGCCCGATGAGGTCATCAAGACCAAGGACCGAAGTTTCTCTGTCCGGGAAGAGCTGTTTGAAAAAGTGAATAGAACGCTGACCTTGACACCCAAAGGCCACGAGGAGATCGCCAAGGCGGTGAAAGATCTCCTGGAGAACCTTTGATCCCTTGGCCCTTGGAAACTTGGCTACCTGCAATCAGGAGAGCGGCTCTTGAGTCATGAACGGATGCTCGCCCGTGCCTTTGCTGCTGGAGGAGGCGCTGGACGCTTGCACTCGAGCTTTGTGGTGAGTATTGCCAGCGTGCTTCTCGGCGTAGCGTTTCTGGTTCTCACCCTCGGTGTCTACGACAGCTACGTCGACAAGCTGGAGACCATTGCCTTCGCTCTCTACCCTCATGTGCTGCTCGTCGACGGGCAGACGCTGGAGAGGGCGTCGAGCGCTCCGGAAGAATCCGACAGAGAACTTTGTGAGCGGTTCTGCAATGGCGAGGTTGTTCTCGGTGCTGAGCGTTGGGAACACCGGTCGGCCGGGGTCGGAGTGACCGCCGATCGCTTCGCCGAGCTCCAGCGGGCCCTGAAGGCTGCGGACCCGGTGGATTCCGAGGTCGCCGCCGTGGTGGCGCCGGTGATTCTGGAAGAAAGAGAGCTCACGTTTGTTCTGGGTAGCCGATCCGCATCCGTCGAGGCGTCGCTCGGGAAGCCTGGGGAAGGTGCCAGCCTCGGCGAGCCGCGGCTGGTTCGGGTGCTCGGCGTCGACCCCGAGGCCTCTCGCCTGGTGCCACGGGTGGACCTGGTGCTCGATGCGCAGCAGGTCGACCAGCTGAAGCAAGAGCCAGGAACGGTGTTTCTCGCTTCGACCCTCTGGCGAGACATCCTTGGGTCGGAAGCGGCGTCGGACTGGCTGCGTCTGGCGCGCCCCGGAGACTTGCCGCTCGCGCTGCATCTGGGAGGCCAGTTTGAGCTCGGCTTCCACGCCGTGGCACACAACCTGCTGATCACCTCGCTCGACACTGCGCGATCCATTCTCTCGCTAGGCGATGAAGCTAGCTATCTGGGGGTCGTTCTCAAGGACCCATACCAATCGCGAGACTATGTCGACGCGACCAAGGCGATGTTCCATGGTGCCGGCTTT containing:
- a CDS encoding FtsX-like permease family protein, coding for MSHERMLARAFAAGGGAGRLHSSFVVSIASVLLGVAFLVLTLGVYDSYVDKLETIAFALYPHVLLVDGQTLERASSAPEESDRELCERFCNGEVVLGAERWEHRSAGVGVTADRFAELQRALKAADPVDSEVAAVVAPVILEERELTFVLGSRSASVEASLGKPGEGASLGEPRLVRVLGVDPEASRLVPRVDLVLDAQQVDQLKQEPGTVFLASTLWRDILGSEAASDWLRLARPGDLPLALHLGGQFELGFHAVAHNLLITSLDTARSILSLGDEASYLGVVLKDPYQSRDYVDATKAMFHGAGFRAIDWTEVAGGDFESIRLFRWILFLVLGLSFLTIALGIRNTIAILIVERRRHIGILRALGVKDRSLRLIFLVIACAMGLAGAVPGALIGSWMGIAFGHWLDQELAGVLPLRGVEVVWQPVALAQVLSLVLLVCALTSAAAVRRALDLDPATCLREE